The Microbacterium sp. LWH7-1.2 genome window below encodes:
- a CDS encoding ROK family protein, giving the protein MLKVGIDIGGTKIAGGVVDSEGTIVEQLRVDTPTDTAALAQAVVDMARYFRGAHDVAAVGVAAAGFIDRDRATVIHAPNIAWHNEPLKATLEEGIGLPVTIENDANAAGWAEFRFGAGRGVEHMVMLTMGTGVGGAVVLDGQLFRGGHGIAAELGHIRFIRDGILCGCGQHGCLEQYASGRALQREANDIADGGGIGAALAAHRAENGKISGPAVSRLVLAGDAGAAEALRRVATALGEACGGFQAVLDPELFVIGGGVAQLGDALLAPMRVAYEKSLPGYGDRPIASFKIAKLVNDAGLIGAADLAGTQA; this is encoded by the coding sequence GTGCTCAAGGTCGGCATCGACATCGGCGGAACCAAGATCGCGGGCGGAGTGGTCGACTCAGAGGGCACCATCGTCGAACAGCTCCGTGTCGACACGCCCACCGACACCGCCGCGCTGGCGCAGGCCGTCGTCGACATGGCCCGCTACTTCCGCGGCGCGCACGACGTCGCCGCCGTGGGCGTCGCGGCGGCCGGTTTCATCGACCGCGACCGGGCGACCGTCATCCACGCCCCCAACATCGCGTGGCACAACGAGCCGCTGAAGGCGACGCTCGAAGAGGGGATCGGCCTGCCGGTCACCATCGAGAACGACGCGAACGCCGCAGGGTGGGCCGAGTTCCGCTTCGGGGCGGGCCGCGGCGTCGAGCACATGGTCATGCTCACGATGGGCACCGGCGTCGGCGGGGCGGTCGTCCTGGACGGCCAGCTCTTCCGCGGCGGGCACGGCATCGCCGCCGAGCTCGGGCACATCCGCTTCATCCGCGACGGCATCCTCTGCGGCTGCGGTCAGCACGGATGCCTCGAGCAGTATGCGTCGGGCCGCGCTCTGCAGCGCGAGGCCAACGACATCGCCGACGGCGGCGGCATCGGCGCCGCTCTCGCAGCGCACCGTGCCGAGAACGGCAAGATCAGCGGGCCGGCCGTGTCGCGCCTCGTGCTCGCCGGCGACGCCGGCGCCGCAGAGGCGCTCCGGCGCGTCGCGACCGCGCTCGGCGAGGCGTGCGGCGGATTCCAGGCGGTGCTCGACCCCGAGCTCTTCGTCATCGGCGGCGGCGTCGCCCAGCTCGGCGACGCCCTGCTCGCCCCTATGCGCGTTGCGTACGAGAAGTCGCTGCCCGGCTACGGCGACCGGCCGATCGCGAGTTTCAAGATCGCGAAGCTCGTCAACGACGCAGGCCTCATCGGAGCGGCCGACCTCGCGGGGACACAGGCGTAG